A stretch of Fusarium poae strain DAOMC 252244 chromosome 2, whole genome shotgun sequence DNA encodes these proteins:
- a CDS encoding hypothetical protein (TransMembrane:7 (o32-53i65-90o110-133i145-168o188-211i223-243o263-282i)) — protein sequence MTTIDGVMVLFPPPDGYVVDFDNPVRQGVPDAYLVAAFGLAISFLFFMQRMYVKIFLTGGLQFDDWLLIFSYMLAVATVALCLDMFASGAGGVHAWEIPITTFNRYLRDVYVAAIIYVLCGSLAKIALLIFYLRLSPQKWFKIAVYSSMFFISGYTIGLFFAVMFACHPINKNWDITVTGGSCVNQPVLYFATAAVNIASDVILFVLPLPMVFKLQLPFKQKIGLMGIFTIGSLTVITSIVRISLLPGMLKSMDLSWEIAYPSIWIIVESNLIIMCATMPTLRKFFKHVAPKLIGESRYGSKTGRSSKYGKSDTPGSKLASSSQGRRKRTNYSQFDEGRDSPAEDFVMEPMKGVGHETRTSVGNTDDTQAAGWMDSDSEKGIVGGTIKPAIIQTKTVTVQYES from the exons ATGACAACGATAGATGGGGTCATGGTGCTCTTCCCGCCGCCGGATGGCTACGTGGTGGACTTTGACAATCCAGTAAGACAGGGCGTACCAGATGCTTATCTCGTAGCTGCATTTGGGTTGGCCATCagtttcctcttcttcatgcaGAGGATGTATGTCAAGATCTTCCTCACGGGAGGGTTGCAGTTTGACGATT GGTTACTCATATTCTCATAC ATGCTCGCTGTCGCTACAGTAGCTTTATGTCTTG ACATGTTTGCTTCAGGGGCTGGAGGTGTTCATGCTTGGGAAATACCCATTACAACATTTAACAGATACCTCAGG GACGTCTACGTAGCTGCCATTATATATGTACTCTGCGGATCCCTCGCCAAAATCGCCCTCCTGATCTTCTACCTCCGCCTGTCTCCTCAGAAATGGTTCAAGATTGCCGTTTACTCTTCCATGTTCTTCATCAGCGGATATACCATCGGTCTATTCTTCGCCGTCATGTTTGCTTGCCATCCTATCAACAAGAACTGGGACATCACTGTCACAGGAGGTAGTTGCGTCAACCAGCCAGTCTTGTACTTCGCTACAGCAGCCGTCAATATCGCCAGCGACGTCATCCTTTTTGTGCTCCCGCTCCCTATGGTGTTCAAACTCCAGCTGCCTTTCAAACAAAAGATTGGACTGATGGGAATATTTACAATCGGTTCTTTGACTGTTATCACGTCCATTGTAAGGATATCACTTCTGCCAGGAATGTTGAAGAGTATGGACTTGTCTTGGGAAATTGCATACCCGAGTATATGGAT TATCGTCGAGTCAAACCTCATCATCATGTGCGCTACGATGCCAACACTCCGCAAATTCTTCAAGCACGTCGCTCCTAAACTTATCGGCGAGTCTCGCTACGGCAGCAAAACAGGTCGATCTTCGAAATACGGCAAATCAGACACGCCAGGCTCTAAGcttgcttcttcatctcaagGACGACGCAAACGAACAAACTATTCGCAATTCGATGAAGGACGTGATTCACCTGCTGAAGACTTTGTTATGGAACCTATGAAGGGTGTGGGACATGAGACGAGGACAAGCGTAGGGAACACAGATGATACACAAGCCGCTGGATGGATGGACTCGGATTCGGAGAAGGGCATTGTTGGTGGAACGATCAAACCAGCTATCATACAGACTAAAACTGTGACGGTGCAGTATGAAAGTTga
- a CDS encoding hypothetical protein (CAZy:AA7) — protein sequence MKLQHLATRALNAGAGVKMLQSSPEQCCAALLEEAGLGDKVVTKGQTLWSNRIDSYWSVSAALEPDCMVLPTTAEDVSKIMKVITKNQCKFGIRGGGHGNFALSNSVDEGITVDFGYINGTTYDEEKNIVSVGPGGHWQDVYDTLIPYGLAVAGGRAGTVGVGGFVTGGGNSFYSASHGMTCDTVAGWQVVLANGEIVEANANENADLWQAMKGGSGNLGLITRIDLYPIEFAERTKPVIWGGNLLYKPESGPAVIDALIDFTANVPKDENSSSIVYWAYLPAIAGGTILNAAIENTKGLVKPPAFDAYYSVPDIQADTTVSERLSVVTKELGSGQPPHFRNIWFTSSFKPNTELLLYVVDKYNKLNQDLEALMPSSESGLNTLCMFQPITKAIADKGVANGGNVMGLDFYTAEGDGIMFLLTWAAKGDKTEEDAMPLIQAYIEDIETKAKEMDAFWEWKFINYAHLTQDPLATVGEVALAKLRAASKKYDPEGVFQKLRASGVKIPF from the exons ATGAAACTTCAACATCTCGCTACCCGAGCCTTGAACGCCGGTGCTGGCGTCAAGATGCTCCAGTCAAGTCCTGAACAATGC TGCGCTGCCTTGTTGGAGGAAGCTGGTCTGGGAGACAAGGTCGTCACCAAAGGCCAAACTCTCTGGAGTAACCGCATAGATTCTTACTGGTCCGTCAGTGCCGCCTTGGAGCCTGATTGCATGGTTTTGCCTACAACTGCCGAAGATGTCTCCAAGATCATGAAGGTCATTACAAAGAACCAGTGCAAGTTTGGTATCCGTGGTGGCGGTCATGGTAACTTTGCACTGTCCAACTCGGTTGATGAGGGCATCACTGTTGACTTTG GTTACATCAATGGTACGACGTatgatgaggagaagaacaTCGTATCTGTTGGACCTGGTGGTCACTGGCAAGATGTCTATGATACTCTCATTCCCTATGGTCTTGCTGTTGCTGG TGGCCGTGCTGGAACAGTTGGTGTCGGTGGCTTTGTCACTGGCGGAGGAAACTCATTCTACTCTGCATCTCAT GGAATGACATGCGATACAGTGGCTGGTTGGCAAGTGGTTCTTGCTAACGGTGAAATTGTCGAGGCCAACGCCAACGAGAATGCCGATCTTTGGCAG GCAATGAAGGGTGGTTCAGGTAACTTAGGCCTTATCACTCGTATCGACCTGTATCCTATTGAATTTGCCGAGCGTACAAAACCCGTCATCTGGGGCGGCAACCTATTGTACAAGCCCGAGTCAGGTCCTGCTGTGATCGACGCCCTCATTGATTTTACCGCCAATGTTCCCAAAGACGAGAACTCGAGTAGCATCGTCTACTGGGCCTATCTCCCTGCCATCGCCGGCGGCACCATCCTCAATGCCGCTATCGAGAACACTAAGGGCTTGGTCAAGCCTCCTGCCTTTGACGCCTACTACTCTGTCCCTGATATCCAGGCTGACACCACTGTCTCCGAGAGACTGAGCGTAGTTACCAAAGAACTTGGATCTGGACAACCCCCTCACTTCAGAAACATCTGGTTCACCAGCTCCTTCAAGCCTAACACTGAGCTACTCCTGTACGTCGTCGACAAGTACAACAAACTCAACCAGGACCTTGAAGCTCTCATGCCTAGCAGCGAGTCCGGGCTCAACACGCTGTGCATGTTCCAGCCCATTACCAAGGCCATCGCCGACAAGGGTGTAGCCAACGGCGGTAATGTCATGGGTCTGGATTTCTATACCGCTGAGGGAGATGGTATCATGTTCCTCCTTACCTGGGCTGCCAAGGGTGACAAGACCGAGGAGGACGCCATGCCTCTGATCCAAGCGTACATTGAAGACATCGAGACTAAAGCAAAGGAGATGGACGCTTTCTGGGAGTGGAAGTTTATCAACTACGCTCACCTTACCCAGGATCCTTTGGCTACTGTTGGTGAGGTGGCTCTTGCTAAGCTTCGTGCTGCTAGCAAGAAATACGATCCCGAGGGAGTCTTCCAAAAGCTGCGAGCTTCTGGTGTTAAGATTCCTTTTTGA
- a CDS encoding hypothetical protein (TransMembrane:12 (i44-71o86-106i113-133o139-161i173-195o201-222i291-309o329-347i359-382o394-412i433-455o467-485i)) — translation MSIKEDSKGHLEHLEHSNSPDSIQEVNIDDLDSIEQTQTGKFSWLVSITAAIGGMFFGYDTGIISAVLVYIHQDLGKTLTSQEKELVTSVTSGGAFIGAIFAGATADRYGRKVAIYVGCLLFIIGAIIQAASFTVAQMTVGRVVVGFGVGSAAMIVPLYIAECSPSKYRGRMIGLDNMSITGGQLLSYGVGAAFAHVNGGWRLMVGLGALPAIILACLLPFCPESPRQLIFHGRPEEAAAVIRRIFPNGTEQQVQDKIRHLTHHVNEAKALNAGKSGWWVFKQLYVIPANFRALVSACELMAISQLSGFNSLMYYSPLLFSLVGFSNPVAVGTVIAGTNFIFTWVNLMLVDRAGRRKILLITVPFMSLALVVAAVCFKFIPINHDLSLASDAKIGWSAIVVLISMVIFVGFYSSGIGNTAWLSSEFFPMEVRAMGTMMLTMTCWGSNIIVASTFLTQMENTTPSGAFGFYAAICFLGWICIYFCYPEVKGMTLEDIRDIFQHGFGVQRAREVQKEMKMANKAVTSEVLTRA, via the coding sequence ATGTCCATCAAGGAAGATTCAAAGGGGCATCTTGAGCATCTCGAACACAGCAACTCTCCAGACTCTATCCAAGAAGTCAACATCGATGACCTGGATTCCATCGAACAGACCCAGACGGGCAAGTTCTCTTGGCTCGTCTCCATCACGGCTGCCATTGGTGGTATGTTCTTTGGTTACGATACCGGCATCATCTCCGCTGTCCTTGTATACATCCATCAAGATCTCGGCAAGACTCTTACATCCCAGGAGAAAGAACTCGTCACTTCAGTTACTTCTGGTGGTGCTTTCATCGGAGCCATCTTTGCTGGAGCCACAGCTGATCGATATGGACGAAAGGTAGCCATCTATGTTGGTTGTCTCCTATTCATTATCGGTGCCATTATCCAAGCTGCTTCTTTCACAGTCGCTCAAATGACCGTTGGCCGTGTCGTTGTTGGATTCGGAGTAGGCTCTGCCGCAATGATCGTGCCCCTGTATATCGCCGAGTGTTCTCCTTCAAAGTACAGAGGACGCATGATTGGTCTTGACAACATGAGCATCACCGGTGGCCAGCTTCTCTCATACGGTGTTGGAGCCGCTTTTGCTCATGTCAACGGAGGATGGAGACTCATGGTGGGATTGGGAGCTTTGCCAGCCATCATCCTAGCTTGTCTTCTACCCTTCTGTCCCGAATCTCCTCGCCAATTGATATTCCATGGCCGGCCAGAAGAAGCCGCCGCAGTTATCCGCCGAATCTTTCCCAATGGCACTGAGCAGCAGGTTCAGGATAAGATCCGGCACTTGACTCACCACGTCAATGAGGCCAAGGCTCTCAATGCTGGAAAGTCTGGCTGGTGGGTGTTTAAGCAGCTCTATGTTATCCCTGCCAACTTCCGCGCTCTTGTCTCTGCTTgtgaactcatggccatctCTCAACTCAGTGGTTTCAATTCTCTCATGTATTACTCACCTCTTCTCTTTTCACTTGTTGGCTTCTCCAACCCCGTCGCTGTCGGTACTGTTATTGCTGGAACCAACTTTATCTTCACTTGGGTCAACCTCATGCTTGTTGATCGTGCTGGTCGACGAAAGATCCTTCTGATTACTGTACCTTTCATGAGTTTAGcgcttgttgttgctgctgtctgtTTCAAGTTCATTCCTATCAACCACGATTTGTCCCTTGCATCCGATGCCAAGATTGGGTGGTCTGCTATTGTCGTTCTCATCTCCATGGTTATCTTTGTGGGATTTTATTCTTCAGGTATTGGCAATACCGCCTGGCTTTCAAGCGAGTTCTTCCCAATGGAGGTTCGTGCCATGGGAACCATGATGCTCACCATGACATGCTGGGGTTCCAACATCATCGTTGCCTCTACTTTTCTCACTCAGATGGAGAACACTACCCCTTCAGGTGCCTTTGGGTTCTACGCTGCCATATGCTTTCTCGGTTGGATTTGCATCTACTTCTGCTATCCCGAGGTGAAGGGAATGACATTGGAAGATATCAGAGACATCTTCCAGCACGGTTTTGGTGTCCAACGAGCACGAGAGGTTCAGaaggagatgaagatggctAATAAGGCAGTCACATCTGAAGTTCTCACCAGGGCTTAG
- a CDS encoding hypothetical protein (TransMembrane:1 (o6-27i)), giving the protein MYAQLVTVSTALFLVTYFILYPIFQYLRDAKGLRRYPNFHPLAGITNLPFVRESARGFRSKTLYEMHKTHPVIRTGPNSLSYGSVQAIKDIYGHGTKCTKGEFYETLAGTHYHLADVIDKADHARKRRALSAAYALKNLENWEFKVADKAERFIRAADAACTLPLKEGFTRPDPEDLKFDYRAFTNFFTLDAIADIGLSERLGFLDQGHDLVKAERMDGSIHSVNFRECLHSTARAQSILAWTEKWYDANVQLSKLFSKDFSKWWNLNEGWNDIVYHRATQRLERYNKGEKLPDFFQALMEHSEANPPGLEWGEIVAEVSIMMNAGSDTTAIAMNNVMYWLLKNPSCMAKLRQEVDSVLDPEEVVAPYDKVKHLPYLRACLDESLRITPPTTFGLPRRTPPEGWNILGDYIPGDTTVSISAYVAHRDPNIFPEPEAYVPERWLGEKGKDLQPYFISFSTGARGCIGRNISYLEQTVLLASVVYRYEWALPFAEWEPSRTEAMNLAPGPMPLKVWRRDLGGDDNDEKHS; this is encoded by the coding sequence ATGTACGCACAACTTGTTACTGTTTCAACAGCTCTATTCCTCGTCACTTATTTCATTCTCTACCCCATATTTCAATACCTCCGCGATGCCAAAGGTCTTCGTCGCTACCCCAACTTCCACCCCTTGGCGGGAATAACAAACCTACCTTTTGTACGAGAATCCGCTAGAGGTTTCCGCTCAAAAACTCTCTATGAGATGCACAAGACACATCCCGTGATCCGCACCGGTCCCAACTCTCTCTCCTATGGCTCAGTGCAGGCTATCAAAGACATCTACGGCCACGGCACTAAATGCACAAAGGGAGAGTTCTACGAGACTCTTGCCGGAACACATTACCACCTTGCCGATGTTATCGACAAGGCAGATCATGCTCGGAAGCGTCGTGCCCTTTCTGCTGCATACGCTTTGAAGAATCTCGAAAACTGGGAGTTCAAAGTTGCCGACAAGGCAgagaggttcatccgtgctGCTGATGCTGCTTGTACTCTCCCTCTAAAGGAGGGTTTCACACGCCCTGACCCCGAAGACCTTAAGTTTGACTACCGCGCTTTTACAAACTTCTTCACGCTTGATGCCATCGCCGATATTGGCCTTAGCGAACGTCTTGGGTTCTTGGACCAGGGCCATGACCTTGTCAAAGCTGAACGCATGGATGGATCTATCCATAGCGTCAACTTCCGGGAGTGTCTTCACTCAACAGCTCGCGCCCAGTCTATTCTCGCCTGGACAGAGAAATGGTATGATGCAAATGTTCAGCTATCAAAGTTGTTCTCAAAAGATTTCAGTAAATGGTGGAATCTGAACGAGGGATGGAACGATATCGTCTATCATCGCGCGACTCAACGTCTTGAGCGGTATAATAAGGGCGAGAAACTACCCGACTTCTTTCAAGCCCTTATGGAACACAGCGAGGCCAACCCTCCTGGCCTCGAATGGGGAGAAATCGTCGCCGAAGTTTCGATTATGATGAACGCTGGATCCGATACTACGGCTATTGCCATGAACAATGTCATGTATTGGCTCCTCAAGAATCCATCTTGTATGGCTAAGCTTCGTCAAGAAGTTGACTCTGTTCTGGATCCAGAGGAAGTCGTCGCTCCATACGACAAAGTCAAACATCTCCCCTATCTCCGCGCTTGTCTAGACGAGTCCCTACGCATCACACCACCCACCACTTTTGGTCTTCCTCGTCGTACACCACCAGAAGGCTGGAATATTCTGGGCGATTATATCCCAGGTGACACAACTGTGTCCATCTCGGCGTATGTTGCTCATCGAGACCCAAACATCTTTCCTGAACCTGAGGCCTACGTCCCTGAACGCTGGCTTGGGGAGAAGGGCAAGGACTTGCAGCCCTACTTTATCTCTTTCAGCACTGGAGCGCGGGGTTGCATTGGTAGGAACATTAGTTATCTAGAACAGACTGTACTGCTGGCTAGTGTAGTGTATCGATATGAGTGGGCGTTGCCTTTCGCTGAGTGGGAACCGTCTAGGACTGAGGCTATGAATCTTGCGCCAGGGCCTATGCCTCTCAAGGTTTGGCGTCGTGACTTGGGAGGGGATGACAATGATGAAAAACATAGTTAG
- a CDS encoding hypothetical protein (SECRETED:SignalP(1-15)~CAZy:GH32): MKFSLFLTTGSLAWASPSTPKLDYNRAPPNLSTLANLTIYNTWRPRAHVLPPTGQIGDPCMHYTDPKTGLFHVGFLHEGASGATTDDLVTYKDLNPGGAPFIRAGGLNDPVAVFDGSVIPVGINGTPTLFYTSVSYLPIHWTINHTRGAETQSLAVSTDGGRNFTKVRGGPAIPDQPFALNVTAFRDPFVFKNKELDNLLESEPGVWYSVISGGVQEKGPSMFLYRQYDPEFQYWEYMGEWWHEKANTTWGEGIWAGRYGFNFEVGNIFSIDEEGYNSDGETFMTFGAEWSEAPAPSQVSQYREMLWAAGNTTMEKGKAKFTPTMVGKMDWGHSAYAAAGKYLPSDSKASKKSGAPDRFISYLWLTGDYYGDLKLFPTPQQNWTGALLLPRELAVGKISNVVDNELSREEGSWRVERNESGILELATMKQVIAREPMTEFTKVKPIIEAGRNISKSGSTTFDNNPDSKFYLLKSSISFPKSARDSDLKAGFQILASEKESTTIYYQFSNESIIIDRSNTSAAALTTSDIDSRNEAGRLRLFDVVVDDEEQIETLDLTIVVDNAMVEVHANDRFGVATWARSWYADSTDIRFFHSGSGDVTFSNVTIYEGLADAWPERKR, translated from the exons ATGAAGTTCTCGCTTTTCTTAACGACTGGCTCGCTTGCCTGGGCCAGTCCTTCAACTCCCAAGCTGGACTACAACCGAGCTCCTCCCAACCTGTCAACCCTAGCCAACCTCACCATCTACAACACATGGCGTCCACGAGCCCATGTCCTTCCACCTACTGGACAAATTGGAGATCCTTGTATGCACTACACTGATCCCAAGACTGGACTCTTCCATGTTGGTTTCCTACACGAGGGTGCTTCTGGTGCCACAACAGATGATTTGGTTACCTACAAGGACCTCAATCCAGGTGGTGCACCCTTCATTCGCGCTGGAGGTCTGAACGATCCAGTTGCTGTTTTTGATGGATCAGTCATCCCTGTTGGTATCAATGGCACGCCCACGCTCTTCTATACCTCCGTCTCATACCTCCCCATCCACTGGACTATCAACCACACCCGCGGCGCCGAGACTCAGTCCCTCGCCGTGTCCACAGATGGAGGACGTAATTTCACAAAAGTTCGAGGCGGTCCCGCGATTCCGGATCAACCTTTTGCCCTCAATGTTACAGCTTTCCGTGATCCCTTTGTtttcaagaacaaggagCTCGATAACCTTCTTGAGAGCGAGCCAGGTGTATGGTACAGCGTGATCTCTGGAGGCGTCCAAGAAAAGGGCCCTAGCATGTTCCTCTACCGTCAGTATGACCCTGAGTTCCAGTATTGGGAGTACATGGGTGAGTGGTGGCACGAGAAGGCCAACACGACATGGGGCGAGGGTATCTGGGCCGGACGCTACGGCTTCAACTTTGAGGTCGGTAACATTTTCAGCATCGATGAGGAGGGTTACAACTCTGACGGCGAGACCTTTATGACTTTTGGTGCCGAATGGTCCGAAGCACCAGCGCCCAGTCAGGTCTCACAATACCGTGAGATGCTTTGGGCTGCAGGAAACACCACCATGGAGAAGGGCAAGGCTAAATTCACCCCCACGATGGTTGGAAAGATGGACTGGGGACACTCTGCTTATGCCGCTGCTGGCAAGTACCTGCCATCTGACTCAAAGGCCTCAAAGAAGAGCGGAGCGCCAGACCGATTCATAAGCTACCTCTGGCTCACTGGAGACTACTATGGTGACCTGAAGCTGTTCCCTACCCCACAGCAGAATTGGACTGGAGCCCTGCTTCTTCCCCGGGAGCTCGCTGTTGGCAAGATCAGCAATGTTGTCGATAACGAGCTTTCTCGCGAGGAGGGTTCATGGCGCGTTGAGAGAAACGAGTCAGGTATCCTGGAACTTGCCACCATGAAGCAGGTTATTGCTCGCGAGCCCATGACTGAGTTCACCAAGGTGAAGCCCATTATTGAAGCTGGCCGAAACATCAGCAAGTCGGGATCAACCACTTTTGACAATAACCCCGACTCCAAGTTTTACCTTTTGAAGAGCTCCATCTCCTTTCCCAAGTCTGCTCGCGACTCTGACCTTAAGGCTGGTTTCCAGATCTTGGCTTCTGAAAAGGAGTCCACGACTATCTACTACCAGTTCTCCAACGAGTCTATCATCATTGATCGCAGCAATACCAGTGCTGCTGCCCTCACAACCAGCGACATCGACTCTCGAAATGAAGCTGGTAGACTCCGTCtgtttgatgttgttgtcgatgatgaagagcagATTGAGACTCTGGATCTTACTATTGTTGTTGATAATGCTATGGTCGAGGTCCACGCCAATGATCGATTCGGTGTTGCTACCTGGGCTCG TTCCTGGTACGCCGATTCAACTGATATTCGCTTCTTCCACAGTGGAAGCGGTGATGTGACATTCAGTAATGTGACGATTTATGAAGGTCTTGCTGATGCTTGGCCAGAGAGAAAACGATAG